Within Pseudomonas alloputida, the genomic segment GTCACCGGGGGCGAACGGCTCGATCAGCAGGATCTTCCAGCCGCGCGCCCTGGCGCCGGCCTGCAGGGCCAACGCCAGGCTTGCGCCAACCAGGCCACCGCCGATGATCGCCAGGTTTACCCGGCTCATGCCACGGCCTTGCGGGCAGCCTGCATCAGCGCCTCGATCACGGCGACCGTACGCGGCACGCCCGAAGTCAGGATTTCACAACCTTGCCTGGTCACTACCACGTCGTCCTCGATCCTTACCCCAATGCCGCGCCACTTTTTGGCCACGGCCTGATTGTCGGCGCCAATGTAGATACCCGGCTCCACGGTCAGCGCCATGCCGGGTTCCAGTACCCGCCACTCGCCGCCCACCTTGTACTCGCCCACGTCGTGCACATCCATGCCCAGCCAGTGCCCGGCGCGGTGCATGTAGAAGGCGCGATAGGCTTCGCTTTCGATCAGCGCCTGCACATCACCTTCGAGCAAGCCCAGCTCCACCAGGCCCGCGGTGATGACCCGCACGGTCGCCTCATGGGCGTGGTTCCAGTGCTTGCCGGGGGCTATTTCGGCAAACGCCGCCGCCTGTGCCTTTAGCACCAGCTCGTAGATGGCCTTCTGCTCGGGCGAAAACCGCCCACTGACCGGGAAGGTGCGGGTGATGTCGCTGGCATAGCAGTCGATTTCGCAGCCAGCGTCGATCAGCACCAGGTCGCCATCCTTGAGCGGCGCATCGTTCTGTTGATAGTGCAGGATGCAGCCATTGCGCCCGGCCGCAACGATCGAGCCATAGGCCGGCATTCTCGCCCCGCCCTTGCGGAATTCGTAGTCCAGCTCGGCTTCCAGGCTGTACTCGTGCAGCCCGGCGCGGCAGGCCTGCATGGCCCGCACATGGGCCCGCGCAGAAATGTCCGCGGCAGCACGCATCACCTTCACTTCCGCCGCCGATTTATACAGGCGCATATCGTGCAGCAGATGATCCAGCGCAACGAACTCGTTCGGTGGCTGGGCGCCCAGGCGTGCCTTGGAGCGGATCACGTTGATCCAGTCCATCAGCCGGCGGTCGAACTCCGGGTTGCTGCCCATGGCGCTGTAGACACGCTCGCGGCCTTCGATCAGGCCAGGCAGGATCTCGTCGATATCCGTGATGGGGAAGGCATCGTCGGCGCCGAAATCACGCACCGCCCCTTCCTGGCCGGCCCGCAGGCCGTCCCACAGCTCGCGCTCAGGGTTGCGTTCACGGCAGAACAGCACGTACTCGCCATGCTCGCGCCCTGGAATCAACGCAATCACCGCCTCGGGCTCCGGGAAGCCGCTGAGGTACTGGAAATCGCTGTCCTGGCGGTACACGTGCTCGACGTCGCGGTTGCGGATGGCAACCGCAGCGGCGGGCAGAATGGCGATGCTGTTGGGGACCATCTGCGCCATCAGCGCCTTGCGCCGACGGGCATACTCGGCCTTGGGAATGTGGCTCATGGGCAGACTACCCTTGGTTGATCAGTGCAGCGAGGGCTTGGGCGCGGGTGCGGCCGGCTTGGCCAGTTCGGAGAACAGCAGCAGGGGCGCCACGCGCAGGTATTCCATGACTTCCATGTAGTCGCTCTCGCCGTCTTCGGACTCTTCGAGCGCTTCCTGGACCTGCGAAATGGCCACCAGGTCCTGCAGCACTTCCTTGGCCTCGTCGGACAAGTCCTTCCCGCCAGCGTTCAGGCCGAAACCGGTCACGAAGCCTTGGCACCACTGGCCCAGCGCGGTGGCGCGGTCGCTCAGTGCAGCATCATCGGTAGGCAGCAGCAGGACGATCGCCATGTCGTCGCTGGTCAGCTCGCCCTTGACCATTTCCTGCAAGCCGACCAAGGCATTGCGGACACTGTCACCAGGCTCGATTTCCAGCAGTTGGGCGGCATCGGCCAACCAGGCATCGGCATCGAAGCCGGCGCCGGCGCAGCTGCGGCCAATCAGCAGGCCGTGCAGTTCGGCCGGGGTGACAGGATGGCCATTGCTCGAGAGCAGCATGGCGAAAGCGTTGTAGGGCGATTGAGTATTGGGCATGGGCAGCTAGGCGCCAGACGGCGCAATGTCTAGAATGAAGACCTTGTATCCTAGCACCGGCAGGCGCGCCAAGACCATCGGCACTGGCCGTTGCCGCCCAGGGAGAGGCATCATCGCCAGGTGAGTCAACGACGGAGCGAATCGAGTGCAACCCACGCAAGAGAACGACCTGCAGGCACTGATGAGCCGATTCGAGTTGCTGATCGAACGCGTCGAGCAACTAAAACGGCAAAATGCACTCCTAGTAGCTCAGGAAAAATCCTGGCGCGAAGAGCGCGCCCACCTCATCGAAAAGAACGAGATCGCCAAGCGCAAAGTCGAGTCGATGATTTTACGCCTCAAGGCTCTGGAGCAAGACTCATGAGTTCAAGCAATAGCGTCACCGTGCAGATCCTCGACAAGGAATACTCGATCATCTGCCCGCCGGAAGAGCGCAACAACCTGGTCAGCGCTGCGCGCTACCTGGACGGCAAGATGCGCGAGATTCGCAGCAGCGGCAAGGTGATCGGTGCCGACCGCATCGCGGTCATGGCGGCGTTGAACATTACCCACGAAATGCTGCACCGCCAGGAAGACCGCAACGATGCGCCGGTCACCGGCACGAACCGCGAACAGGTGCGCGACCTGCTGGATCGGGTGGATAAGGCTTTGTCCGACGACACGGATACCAAAATCGGCTGAGATTGGTATACTGGCGCCACTCCCTGGGGGATGCGCCAGTCGGTTATGTCCCTGAGCCGATACGCACAACCACGGGGGTTGCACGCTGGGGCCGGTGTGCATGTCCGCCCGACGGAAAGCCTTAACGCCCCCTGCAATCTCCACCTTGAACTTTCGGGTTCAAGGGCTACACCGATAGCGGTCTTATCGGGGAGCCTGAATTTTCTTGCCCGCCCCCAAGGCGGGCAATTCGTTTTGGCCGACTTTATTCAAGCTTTGTACGACGATCCACCGCGCAGGCACTGTTCGTACTAAAGCCAGCACATCTGGGATCGCCCGTGCCATGACCGAAAACGTGCCGCTCACCCGCCCCCAGCTACGTCGCCTGCTTCGCAATGCCCGCCGCGCCCTTACCCCTGCCCAGCAACGCCAGGCCACCCTCGGCCTGTACCGCCAGCTGGCGCAACACCCCTTGTTCCGCCGCGCCCGCCACATTGCCCTGTACCTGCCCAACGACGGTGAAATCGACCCTCGCCTGCTGATGCGCGAAGCCCAGCGTCGCGGCAAGTGCATCTACCTGCCGGTGCTGCATGCCTGGCCGCGCACGCGCATGGTGTTCCAGCGTTTTGAGCAGGGTGAGAAGCTCAAGCCCAACCGCTTCCGTATTCCAGAGCCGATTATCGATCGCAAACGCCAGCGGCCGATCTGGGCGCTGGATCTGATTCTGCTACCGCTGGTCGGGTTTGACGAAGTGGGCGGCCGCCTGGGTATGGGCGGTGGCTTCTATGATCGCAGCCTGGCCTACCAGGCGCGTCGGCAAACCTGGAAAAAACCCTTGCTGCTGGGGCTGGCGCATGAATGCCAGAAGGTCGAGCGGCTGGCGCAGGCCAGTTGGGATGTTCCGCTGCAGGGCACGGTCTCGGACCGTGGCTGGTACCTGGCGCCACGTTGAGCGGCGCCAGCGGGGGGTATCAACGTTGTGGCTGGCTGGCGTCGACCGGCATCTGATAGGCGTTGTCCAGCTTGCGCTCCCAGAAGCCTTGCGCATAACCGGTAGTGACCACACCCAGGCCAAAAATGAACACCAGGATCCACAGCAGATCCGGCTTTTTACGTTGATTCATCGAAGATTGCCCCCCAGGCAAACTGTTCAGTACTCGGCGATATTCTGGGTACCGCCTGCGCACGCGCTTTAAACGGGGCGCATTTTCCGACAACATGCGTCCGCACGCAAACCTTGACGCCAACCGGCTGTCGGTTTCGTGCAACAGGTTATTTCAAACCTTTTCAGGAGCAGCATTCATGGCTTACTGGCTGATGAAATCCGAGCCCGACGAGCTCTCCATCGAAGCCCTCGCACGCTTGGGTGAAGCGCGCTGGGACGGCGTGCGCAACTATCAGGCGCGTAATTTTCTGCGGGCCATGAGCGTGGGTGACGAATTCTTCTTCTACCACTCCAGCTGCCCGCAACCCGGCATAGCCGGCATTGCCAGAATCACCCGCGCGGCCTACCCCGACCCGACCGCGCTGGACCCTGAAAGCCATTATCACGATGCCAAGGCCACGACCGACAAGAACCCGTGGAGCGCGGTGGATGTGGCCCACGTACAAACCTTTCCAAGGGTGCTGGAACTGGGGCGGCTGAAACAGCAGGCCGGTCTGGTCGAGTTGCCGCTGGTGCAAAAAGGCAGCCGCCTGTCGGTCATGCCGGTAACGCCCGAGCAATGGGCGGTGATTGTCGCATTGCGCTGAATAGGCAGCTAAGGTCAAGGGCTTGACCGACATCAACACGCCACACATGGCCGCCAGGCATGATGTACCGTGCATGACCGCAAGGATGCAGAACGATGAACCGATATGCCCCTAGAATCTTCGCCACTGCACTGATCGCACTGCTCGCTGCAGC encodes:
- the pepP gene encoding Xaa-Pro aminopeptidase is translated as MSHIPKAEYARRRKALMAQMVPNSIAILPAAAVAIRNRDVEHVYRQDSDFQYLSGFPEPEAVIALIPGREHGEYVLFCRERNPERELWDGLRAGQEGAVRDFGADDAFPITDIDEILPGLIEGRERVYSAMGSNPEFDRRLMDWINVIRSKARLGAQPPNEFVALDHLLHDMRLYKSAAEVKVMRAAADISARAHVRAMQACRAGLHEYSLEAELDYEFRKGGARMPAYGSIVAAGRNGCILHYQQNDAPLKDGDLVLIDAGCEIDCYASDITRTFPVSGRFSPEQKAIYELVLKAQAAAFAEIAPGKHWNHAHEATVRVITAGLVELGLLEGDVQALIESEAYRAFYMHRAGHWLGMDVHDVGEYKVGGEWRVLEPGMALTVEPGIYIGADNQAVAKKWRGIGVRIEDDVVVTRQGCEILTSGVPRTVAVIEALMQAARKAVA
- a CDS encoding YecA family protein gives rise to the protein MPNTQSPYNAFAMLLSSNGHPVTPAELHGLLIGRSCAGAGFDADAWLADAAQLLEIEPGDSVRNALVGLQEMVKGELTSDDMAIVLLLPTDDAALSDRATALGQWCQGFVTGFGLNAGGKDLSDEAKEVLQDLVAISQVQEALEESEDGESDYMEVMEYLRVAPLLLFSELAKPAAPAPKPSLH
- a CDS encoding TIGR02449 family protein — its product is MSRFELLIERVEQLKRQNALLVAQEKSWREERAHLIEKNEIAKRKVESMILRLKALEQDS
- a CDS encoding cell division protein ZapA codes for the protein MSSSNSVTVQILDKEYSIICPPEERNNLVSAARYLDGKMREIRSSGKVIGADRIAVMAALNITHEMLHRQEDRNDAPVTGTNREQVRDLLDRVDKALSDDTDTKIG
- a CDS encoding 5-formyltetrahydrofolate cyclo-ligase, translating into MTENVPLTRPQLRRLLRNARRALTPAQQRQATLGLYRQLAQHPLFRRARHIALYLPNDGEIDPRLLMREAQRRGKCIYLPVLHAWPRTRMVFQRFEQGEKLKPNRFRIPEPIIDRKRQRPIWALDLILLPLVGFDEVGGRLGMGGGFYDRSLAYQARRQTWKKPLLLGLAHECQKVERLAQASWDVPLQGTVSDRGWYLAPR
- a CDS encoding EVE domain-containing protein, which codes for MAYWLMKSEPDELSIEALARLGEARWDGVRNYQARNFLRAMSVGDEFFFYHSSCPQPGIAGIARITRAAYPDPTALDPESHYHDAKATTDKNPWSAVDVAHVQTFPRVLELGRLKQQAGLVELPLVQKGSRLSVMPVTPEQWAVIVALR